The DNA sequence GCTGGGGGCCGACCGGCGGCGCGAGGAGATCGCCGATGCGCTGGCCGAGGCCCGCCGCCGCGGCGGTCTCACCCAGGCGGACACCGAGGCCCTGGCCGGGCTCGGCATCGATGTCGAGGAGATCGTCGCCCGTGTCGAGGAGACCCATGGGGCGGGCGCCCTGGCGGGTGCCGGGGCGGGCCGCGGGCGCAAGGGGCTCGGCTCCTGGTTCGGCCACCGCCCCTTCACCCGGGAGGCCAAGGACGTGCTGGTGCGGGCCCTGCGGATCGCCACCGCGCGACGGGAACGCACTGTCGGTGACGAGCACATCCTGCTCGCCTTGACGACCCGGCCCGGCATCGTGGCGGAGGTGCTCGGTGACCGGGGGGTGACGCGGGAGGCGTTGGACCGGGTGCTTGCGTAGGCAGCCGGGGCTGGGCGGGCCGGTCGGGTGCCCTCCGGGTCCTGGGTCTGACTGCCCTGCTGTCCTGCTGTCCTGCTGTCCTGCTGTCCTGCTGCCCTGCTGTCCTGAGGTCCGGCTGTG is a window from the Streptomyces spectabilis genome containing:
- a CDS encoding Clp protease N-terminal domain-containing protein, with amino-acid sequence MFERFTSNGRAVVTGAVEHAERVGADSVDDGHLLLALLDRQGSRASFALAALGADRRREEIADALAEARRRGGLTQADTEALAGLGIDVEEIVARVEETHGAGALAGAGAGRGRKGLGSWFGHRPFTREAKDVLVRALRIATARRERTVGDEHILLALTTRPGIVAEVLGDRGVTREALDRVLA